A DNA window from Hordeum vulgare subsp. vulgare chromosome 1H, MorexV3_pseudomolecules_assembly, whole genome shotgun sequence contains the following coding sequences:
- the LOC123395161 gene encoding E3 ubiquitin-protein ligase SRFP1-like, with protein sequence MRLLGVLLLRIQGKNTAVQVFIPKGSCYSMTLRDKHVCIEDAMKNNCPICYEYLFDSLREASVLRCGHTMHLHCFHEMLKHDKFTCPMCSVSIFDMEKFLRALDAEIEASFLHMGKGWIVCNDCWDTTRVYPGMAGQRKCCHCQSYNTCRVAPSVLPA encoded by the exons ATGCGCCTTCTTGGCGTTCTTCTTCTGCGTATTCAAGGAAAAAATACAGCCGTGCAAGTGTTCATACCAAAAG GATCGTGCTACTCGATGACCCTCAGGGACAAGCATGTATGCATCGAGGACGCGATGAAGAACAACTGCCCGATCTGCTACGAGTACCTGTTCGACTCCCTGAGGGAGGCGTCGGTGCTGCGGTGCGGCCACACCATGCACCTGCACTGCTTCCACGAGATGCTCAAGCACGACAA GTTCACTTGCCCCATGTGTTCCGTGTCCATCTTTGACATGGAGAAATTCTTGAGGGCCTTGGATGCCGAG atTGAGGCGAGCTTCTTACACATGGGAAAG GGATGGATCGTCTGCAACGACTGCTGGGACACGACCAGAGTGTATCCGGGCATGGCGGGGCAGAGGaagtgttgccactgccagtcctACAACACCTGCAGGGTCGCTCCATCGGTGCTGCCGGCCTAG